A region from the Myripristis murdjan chromosome 23, fMyrMur1.1, whole genome shotgun sequence genome encodes:
- the LOC115355259 gene encoding zinc finger protein 814-like, with protein MESPHRTGDDVPLLLPSLRLFIPPLRLVSAAMWQVVQRGDVQDYGMLEEFISTVTEIVPELLNPDQKAQLLLGLRARVVLDLCRAEQITEMETIEMHLERIRTLVSTWAAQPCFAEVEFPESNFVDQIELLLKDPEEREKFFQDVFPTDFGPEYDNALQVLMLDFLSKLERLLPVPDLQQTASMLNAVPSALAECVQSVPDLQQLKTVLQYHTTLGHLDLIDESQTIPSSFGNCILSSLSLPQLEKVVIDADQIQLQPPSEQMHGCMTVQVEGETVTLLDYIQIEQPSGLVDEQDSVKFEPEDQEGSGNDEEHPVTVGPSEGDVTNQDLTNSLKPASFQPLKQSKRLQLKRKALKDKDSSASTTKRSRKKYSNCKTCPVCSKTFPRATAMRRHQEIHSSNRDLRYKCPNCDKRFRDQYDMNRHKMRVHEKEETNDAKMDDLGDPKTPESKNCFLCGKYFARRVDMERHMKSHSEDRPYKCAFCEKKFKHPYVLKRHQKEICKSKYLKKPVLVGNITEAQGTDSQGTDSQLSLEGLTDGKLCPICSRILPCTADITKHLRSHTEDRPFICVTCEKGFKYKDTLKKHQIIHGHEGIREEESKSVAQILAEAEQQNCSGTITKKENNPDTPAATSGESPPPPLEQPSKKVLKVCTVCARAFDSVKTLNKHMQCHTDDRPYHCIHCKRRFKHMHGLKRHQIYAICHKKIVRFSSLRKEPRAGAGQGEPTSDHQQEPPLKIPVWCSNCGKHFEYPSDLKEHQENVCKVDVMEIMKCDDCGKEFKTMPLLKVHQRIHNPLYCKECGKILANDAAFERHKLMHRPIQCTMCDKTFTLLRRLREHYEKQHNFTGPYPCAQCEKTFTQLSYLAIHERVHNGEFPYSCNVCPEKFRSSNCLTVHLRKHTGEKPFLCWQCGKCYRSASELTVHMGTHSEEKPWACTQCDMAYRTKLQLTNHVEQIHIGVRYPCNSCGKQFMKEVSLRRHELIHTGERPHQCTECGKTFLTANELRLHNRYHTGERPYKCEVCGKAFIQSGYLKSHMRIHTGEKPFKCDICDKAFRLSYHMKKHRRTHSGKSKSHMCEECGLAFTHKKSLCAHYTLSHNVKIEPSFTQEVRIEFQ; from the exons CCATGTTTTGCAGAGGTCGAGTTTCCAGAATCGAACTTTGTGGATCAAATCGAATTACTGTTGAAAGACcctgaagagagggagaagtttTTCCAg GATGTGTTCCCTACGGATTTTGGGCCTGAGTATGACAACGCTCTGCAGGTGCTTATGCTGGATTTCCTGTCCAAATTGGAGAGGCTCCTTCCTGTACCAGACCTTCAGCAG ACTGCATCCATGCTCAATGCTGTCCCATCTGCCCTGGCGGAATGTGTGCAGTCTGTTcctgacctgcagcagctgaaaaCTGTGCTCCAGTACCACACCACCCTTGGACATTTGGATTTAATTG ATGAATCACAGACCATTCCATCTTCCTTTGGGAACTGCATCCTCtcttctttgtctctccctcagtTGGAGAAGGTTGTCATCGATGCTGACCAAATACAGTTACAGCCTCCATCAGAGCAGATGCATGGCTGTATGACTGTCCAGGTGGAGGGTGAAACTGTCACACTGTTGGACTACATACAGATTGAGCAACCATCAGGTTTGGTTGATGAACAGGACTCTGTTAAGTTTGAGCCTGAAGATCAAGAAGGATCTGGAAATGATGAGGAACATCCTGTAACTGTTGGTCCAAGTGAAGGAGATGTAACTAATCAAGACCTCACAAACAGCCTGAAGCCAGCATCCTTTCAACCGCTGAAGCAAAGTAAAAGGCTTCAGTTGAAGAGAAAAGCTTTAAAAGACAAAGACTCATCTGCATCCACAACTAAAAGATCAAGAAAAAAGTACTCAAATTGCAAGACTTGTCCTGTGTGTAGTAAGACTTTTCCACGAGCCACAGCAATGAGAAGACACCAAGAAATTCATTCCTCAAATCGGGATCTCAGGTACAAGTGCCCCAACTGTGACAAACGATTCAGGGACCAGTATGACATGAATCGGCACAAAATGCGTGTTCATGAAAAGGAAGAGACAAACGATGCTAAAATGGATGACTTAGGGGATCCCAAGACACCAGAAAGCAAAAATTGCTTTCTATGTGGGAAGTATTTTGCTCGCAGAGTAGATATGGAGAGGCACATGAAGTCCCACTCCGAGGATCGTCCATACAAGTGTgctttctgtgaaaaaaaattcaagcatCCTTATGTTTTAAAGAGACATCAGAAGGAGATATGCAAGAGTAAATACCTGAAAAAACCTGTCCTGGTGGGTAATATTACAGAGGCACAGGGCACAGACTCACAGGGAACAGATTCCCAGCTATCTTTAGAGGGGCTAACAGATGGCAAACTCTGTCCCATCTGCAGCAGGATATTGCCTTGCACTGCAGACATAACCAAACATTTACGATCTCACACGGAGGACCGTCCCTTTATCTGTGTCACTTGTGAGAAGGGTTTTAAGTACAAAGACACGTTAAAGAAACATCAGATTATCCATGGGCATGAGGGTATCCGGGAGGAAGAAAGCAAGAGTGTGGCACAGATTTTGGCTGAAGCTGAACAACAAAACTGTAGTGGTACCattaccaaaaaagaaaataatccaGATACACCTGCTGCCACTTCAGGAGaatccccacctcctcctctagAACAACCTAGCAAAAAAGTCCTTAAAGTGTGCACTGTCTGTGCCCGGGCATTTGATAgtgtgaaaacactgaataaacacatgcagtgtCATACAGATGATCGGCCTTACCATTGCATCCATTGTAAGAGGCGCTTCAAACACATGCATGGGCTGAAAAGACACCAGATTTATGCCATTTGTCACAAGAAGATAGTGCGATTCTCCTCATTGAGGAAGGAGCCCAGAGCAGGGGCTGGCCAAGGTGAGCCAACCAGCGATCACCAACAGGAGCCACCCCTCAAGATACCTGTGTGGTGTTCCAATTGCGGTAAACACTTTGAATACCCGTCAGATTTGAAAGAACACCAGGAAAACGTTTGCAAAGTGGATGTCATGGAAATCATGAAATGTGACGATTGTGGAAAAGAGTTCAAAACCATGCCCCTGCTCAAAGTGCACCAGAGAATTCACAATCCCCTCTATTGCAAAGAGTGCGGGAAGATACTCGCAAATGACGCTGCCTTTGAAAGACACAAACTGATGCATAGACCAATCCAGTGCACAATGTGTGACAAGACCTTCACCCTGCTGAGGCGCTTGAGAGAACACTATGAGAAGCAGCACAACTTCACAGGACCATATCCTTGTGCACAGTGTGAGAAAACCTTCACTCAGCTGTCTTACCTTGCCATCCATGAGAGAGTCCACAATGGAGAGTTCCCTTACTCTTGTAATGTGTGTCCAGAGAAGTTCAGATCTTCCAACTGTCTGACAGTGCACCTCCGCAAACACACCGGAGAGAAACCATTCCTGTGCTGGCAGTGCGGGAAGTGCTACCGCTCGGCCTCTGAGCTAACAGTGCACATGGGAACCCATTCAGAGGAGAAGCCCTGGGCCTGTACGCAGTGTGATATGGCTTACAGGACCAAGCTGCAGCTGACAAACCATGTTGAGCAAATCCACATAGGTGTGAGGTATCCCTGCAATAGCTGTGGAAAGCAGTTCATGAAAGAAGTGTCACTGAGGAGACATGAACTCATCCACACAGGCGAGAGGCCGCATCAGTGCACAGAATGCGGCAAGACCTTCCTCACGGCTAATGAGCTGCGGCTCCATAATAGGTATCACACTGGGGAGCGGCCTTACAAGTGTGAGGTTTGTGGAAAGGCCTTCATCCAGTCAGGATATCTCAAGTCACACATGCgtatccacacaggagagaagccATTTAAATGTGACATATGTGACAAAGCCTTCAGGCTGTCCTaccacatgaaaaaacacaggcGTACACACAGTGGAAAGTCTAAAAGTCACATGTGTGAGGAATGCGGGTTAGCATTCACCCATAAAAAATCCCTGTGCGCACACTACACGCTCTCTCATAATGTGAAAATTGAACCATCATTCACTCAGGAAGTGAGAATAGAATTTCAGTAG